From the genome of Denticeps clupeoides chromosome 17, fDenClu1.1, whole genome shotgun sequence:
AGTTGCCTTCTGTTTCCCCCAATGTCGCCCTTTATTAGCCCATTCAGGGTACAGAACCTAGTCTGTACGTAATGAATAtgtcttgtgtttgttcagagGGCCTTTCCCTTCTCGGCGCTTACGAAGACAGCGACGAAGAAGATGGAGTGGACAGCCAGTCCCACGCGTCCAAGCTGAAAAACAGTCAGCCGGCTGACATAGACAGCACTTTAGCAAATTTTATGGCGGTGAGTGTAAAAGAATGCAACGATTCTCATCATTAAAAattcgtttttttctttttctttagtCAGATTGTCTTTTATCACTCAGTTCAGCGTAAATTCACTGTGAGCCTTTCCCTTTGTTCTGATGAAGGAGATTGATGCCATCACAACACAGCCCGGTCAGGCCTCCGATGGAGCTGCTGTGGACGCCACGGCTCCAGCCCCCACTCCTCCCCGTCCGGAGCCCAAAATTGACCAACAAGGCCATGAGCAGAATGGACCAGGTCAAGAGTTCCAGTACAATACCCAGTACTCCCTAGCAGGAGGTGAGAGATGCCATATTATAAATCACACCGCTGGGACTTGAGGCCAGTGTATTTTCTCATGACCGAGCTCATCCACTGAGTGTGCGCATatctatgtgtgtttttgtaaaattCTTTTGCAGTTGGTGTTGAAATGGGAGATTGGCAGGAGGTTTGGGATGAAAACACCGGCTGTTATTACTATTGGAACACTCAGACCAATGAAGTTGCCTGGGAATTGCCCCACTACCTTGCTGACCAAGTGCAGGGCCTTCAGCAGAGTGCTGACAGGTATTTTCACAAGAATTGATCATATAAACTCAAATTCATTTACGGCCTCATTTGTGACTGTGTGGCCTTGTTCTCACAGCTCTTCTGTTGATGGCAGCAGCGTTTCACAGAATGCAGggatttatccagagcaacaatCTGCCGTTGCTGCCACTACCCCAAACGTTAAGAGAGAGGCAAAAAAGAGGGCAAGTATCTTTTGAGAGATCTTAATTTAATTCTGAACCAAGATTAACTATAGTGGATGTAAGGCATGTTCCGGACTATAAAGGCAACTGGTAAATGAGTGATCTCCTTTGATCACTGGACTTCTAAGATTCATCGCATCTGTTGAATATATACACAAGTTCTTCCAGAACTGAAATGTATGCAGACTTgtagtaaataaatacaattaaaccCCTATGTAGTTCATGTAGTcctgaaataaaataacttgTTTGGATGCTATACTATAAAGAAAAAGATGCCCTTCGCCTGTGACTTATTCCATGTGTGTCTGGACTTTTAGGAAGTCATCGAGAGTGTGGTCGCCTTGaccagtgaggaggaggagagaagaggtgTGGCCGCATCTCTTCTTGCTCCGCTCATACCAACAGAAGTGAAGGAGGCCGaggagaaatggagaaagagagtgatCGCTTCGGATGGCAAGGGGGACACTCAGGACTTTGACGGCGAGGAGAATCAGGCCACTGGGTCACCTGCTTTGCGCGAGGGAGAACACGGCTCACAGAGCAACCAGCAGAGCAGGAGCCAGTCTGCGGAGAACTCCGAGGGAGAACAGGATGAGGCAGAGGAAGACACAATGGAACTGGAGTTGGCACTGGAACGGAAAAAGGTGATGgctattattttaaaatgttgaaaaaaaggtttaatattAGTTTTGGTTCTGTAtatgaatgtaatatttatgGCTTGCTTTTACAAAATATCAGGCTGAGCTCCGAGCCTTAGAAGAGGGTGATGTGAGTGCTGGAGGATCTAGTCCTTGCTCTGAGGCCAGTCAGGAAGGAGCTCGTAGTCTTCTATCCAAAAAGACCAAGTGGAAAACCACTTTCCTTCGCACAGCCAGCCCTGACTCAAACAGCCGAGGTTCTGAAAAAGCCGGATGGGACACCCCAGAACACACAGACAATGGTGAGGTTACAATGTTGTTTTAGCTTTACTGTATATTCCATGAAATAATATTCATCAAAAAGTGGATTTATTTAGACCACCTTGAAAAATATGCTTTCCAGCACATTCCAAAACGGTCGACAAGGCAGGTGAAGAGGAACGGGGGGAGAAGGTTGCCTCAAAATTACCACCAAAGGAGGATGAAGAGACTGCAGACCTCAAGGTTCTTTCATGCTTTTAATTCgctcacattgatgtgaaaTTCTGTACAGATAGTACCTCACATGCAGGTGTTTTATGCACATACACAACAATAATTATGTAACTTTTTTGTATCTTTTCCAGTTTAAAATAGGAGAACTTGCAAACACATTATCCAGTAAAATGGAGTTCTTGGGAATCaacaaaaaagacatttcaaacTTTCAGCTTCTGCTGCTTCAGACAGAGGTGAGTAGTCTAGCTCTTCATGGTGACGTTTGCGTCATGTTTAGTAAGtatccctctttctctccgtTACCGTCAGACAAGGATCGCAGACTGGCGAGAAGGCGCGCTGAACGGAACCTACCTCCGCCGCCGACTACAAGAGGCTGCAGAGCACATTAAACATTATGAACTTAACGCCGCCCCTAAAGGCTGGTCCTGCCACTGGGACAGGTACGGGCTCCTTACCTTTCACATGTCTTACTCCCCTCCCCCCTGAGAATAAAAACCCAGACTTGCCGAGGTcacttgtgtgttttgggggtgtCAACGAACAATGGATTTATGAAAGACTCAAAGCGGCCATAAGGGAGTGTCTATAAAGGGCCAGCCTGTCCGCTCCAGGGAAAACAGAGAGGAACCCTTAGACTGTCCTGCCCTGGACAGGGTGTGAGGACAGGGTTCTGTGGTAGCTCGTAGGAGAGGTGGTTGCGCGTGCGAGAGCTTTGCACTTTTCAGGACTTCTGCCCCCCACTGCTGGGATTTGGGGGCGACACAGAGTGACTGCGTGGAACAGGGGTGCATCCGTTAAAAGTGAAGACTGTGCCATGACCCGGAAACGTACAGGTCAGACCaattctatttcatttttttttcctctactgTTTGTCTTTCCGTGCATCACTGATGTAATGAAACATGTACAAAATCTCCTGTGCTCCCCCCGCCCATGCTGATGGTGCCCACAGTCGGCATCTCGGGGGAGTGTGTGCTTGTCTGTGTGAGTATGAATATGACACTGATATGTCCACAGAGTCAACCTGAAAAATACCAATCAGCTTTTCAGGATTTGCTGggaattgatttcttttttttttgctttaatttttttttttttttagttttgcttttgaacttaaaaaaagaaataaaaagaaaaacaaggtgGGTTTAGTCACCCTCCACCCTTTCAAATCTGGCTGCTGTTTTCGGTCCAAAACCGCCTCTACATGTCTCACTGCTCAGTGGGGCAGTAGAGACGCCCATAGCGCTCCAAAGTTCATAGTTGGACAGATGTGAGCACAGATTTTGagatgctgctgtgtgtttgtctctccACCTCCTAGAGAACACAGGCGGTATTTCTATGTGAACAACCGGACCAGTGCATCGCAGTGGGATTTCCCAGTggttgaggaagaggaggaggccaAGAACGGACAGTCCAATGGCAGCAGCCAGGTGGAGGTTGCAGCACTGTCAACATCTACCAGTGGTCTCATGGGTCAGTATAGATTTAGTtttcatattgtattttagTAAACAGagacatttaatataaattgtTTCTCTGATGTTTCCCTGAATAGGAACAGCCTACTCGTCCATCTCATCTTCCCAGGCATCGTATTGGCCAGTGGCCCAACCCCCTCAACCTCCTCTACCACCACAGCCTCCCCTGCCACCGGACGAtcctcctcccccagcagaattacccccacctccccctcccccaccaGAGTCCCCACCCCCGCCACCGCCCCCGCCCTTGAGTGACGATGGAGAGATCGAAGAAGTGGAGATGGAGGATGACGACGCAGAGCCACCTGCCCCCGGTACTGAGGAAAGTAAAGTGAGTAATCTCCAGTTAATTACCATGACTAAAACTAATCACATTAATCATGCACTAAGTTTCAGTTTCTTAATTAC
Proteins encoded in this window:
- the fnbp4 gene encoding formin-binding protein 4; this encodes MGKKSRTGTGRRTILQLSPPGPRSGTSGTREEGLGSASEDEQEGDGQRGLRDITTEMKTPAVKATQGLSLLGAYEDSDEEDGVDSQSHASKLKNSQPADIDSTLANFMAEIDAITTQPGQASDGAAVDATAPAPTPPRPEPKIDQQGHEQNGPGQEFQYNTQYSLAGVGVEMGDWQEVWDENTGCYYYWNTQTNEVAWELPHYLADQVQGLQQSADSSSVDGSSVSQNAGIYPEQQSAVAATTPNVKREAKKREVIESVVALTSEEEERRGVAASLLAPLIPTEVKEAEEKWRKRVIASDGKGDTQDFDGEENQATGSPALREGEHGSQSNQQSRSQSAENSEGEQDEAEEDTMELELALERKKAELRALEEGDVSAGGSSPCSEASQEGARSLLSKKTKWKTTFLRTASPDSNSRGSEKAGWDTPEHTDNAHSKTVDKAGEEERGEKVASKLPPKEDEETADLKFKIGELANTLSSKMEFLGINKKDISNFQLLLLQTETRIADWREGALNGTYLRRRLQEAAEHIKHYELNAAPKGWSCHWDREHRRYFYVNNRTSASQWDFPVVEEEEEAKNGQSNGSSQVEVAALSTSTSGLMGTAYSSISSSQASYWPVAQPPQPPLPPQPPLPPDDPPPPAELPPPPPPPPESPPPPPPPPLSDDGEIEEVEMEDDDAEPPAPGTEESKAGEAAVSFGVAAKAQKRKAPGSGQSSKAVTIGSSPILYTQTTATAAQVMAGNTYWGISAAATAASLHPTEPPLPPAPAPPTQPPLPAAQPNAVLPTAPAKAVLVDKTKKPKKEKTKKSKTKMPSLVKKWQSIQKELDEEEKTSSSDEDRDQLNNRRIEEWKQQQLLSGKAVKNANFEVLPDDWRERLLKKRKMMQSS